A single window of Nicotiana tomentosiformis chromosome 1, ASM39032v3, whole genome shotgun sequence DNA harbors:
- the LOC104107796 gene encoding GTP 3',8-cyclase, mitochondrial isoform X1, giving the protein MRPSTFRFFQWHLSHKSFSSASFSSRASLLSASSSGQNITTSHLNGSSSKMYSTSCETLSEDSPKDKPISDMLIDSFGRLHTYLRISLTERCNLRCHYCMPAEGVELTPSPQLLSQDEIVHLASLFVSSGVNKIRLTGGEPTIRKDIEELCLQLSSLKGLKTLAMTTNGITLGKKLPKLKDSGLNLVNISLDTLVPAKFEFMTRRKGHQRVMESIDAAVELGYNPVKVNCVVMRGFNDDEICDFVELTRKRPINVRFIEFMPFDGNVWNVKKLVPYAEMLDKVGKQYTGLLRIQDHPTETAKNFRIDGHQGSVSFITSMTEHFCAGCNRLRLLADGNFKVCLFGPSEVSLRDPLRLGEGDDKLREIIGAAVKRKKASHAGMFDIAKTPNRPMIHIGG; this is encoded by the exons ATGCGGCCTTCTACCTTTAGATTCTTCCAATGGCATCTCAGTCACAAGTCTTTCAGTTCT GCTAGCTTTTCATCCAGAGCATCATTACTATCTGCAAGCAGCAGTGGTCAAAATATAACGACTAGTCATCTCAATGGATCCTCGTCAAAGATGTATTCAACTTCATGCGAGACATTGTCCGAAGATTCACCGAAAGATAAACCTATTTCTGACATGTTGATCGATTCATTTGGAAGGCTGCACACGTATTTGAGAATATCATTGACTGAACGTTGCAATTTACGGTGCCACTACTGTATGCCAGCTGAGGGTGTAGAACTCACTCCTAGTCCTCAACTTCTATCTCAGGATGAGATTGTTCACTTGGCAAGTTTGTTTGTTAGCTCTGGAGTGAACAAAATTCGTTTGACTGGTGGGGAACCAACTATTAGGAAGGATATCGAAGAACTTTGCTTACAACTATCAAGCTTGAAGGGTCTTAAAACCCTGGCTATGACTACAAATGGGATTACTCTAGGAAAAAAACTTCCAAAGCTGAAAGACTCTGGACTTAATTTGGTGAACATAAGCTTAGACACATTGGTTCCAGCCAAATTTGAGTTTATGACTAGGCGCAAAGGGCATCAAAGAGTAATGGAGTCAATTGATGCTGCAGTAGAGCTGGGATATAATCCTGTCAAA GTAAATTGTGTTGTAATGCGTGGATTCAATGATGATGAAATTTGTGATTTTGTTGAGTTGACACGCAAAAGGCCAATCAATGTGCGGTTTATTGAGTTTATGCCGTTTGATGGGAATGTTTGGAATGTCAAGAAGCTAGTACCTTATGCTGAAATGTTGGACAAAGTG GGTAAACAATATACAGGGCTTCTGAGAATTCAAGATCATCCCACAGAGACAGCTAAGAATTTCAGGATAGATGGGCATCAAGGCTCGGTTTCATTTATTACATCAATGACTGAGCATTTCTGTGCTGGTTGTAACAGACTGCGACTTTTAGCTGATGGAAACTTTAAAGTTTGCCTTTTTGGTCCTTCGGAG GTGAGCTTGAGGGATCCTCTTCGTCTTGGTGAAGGTGATGATAAACTTAGGGAGATCATTGGGGCAGCG GTCAAAAGGAAGAAAGCTTCTCATGCTGGGATGTTTGATATTGCAAAAACTCCAAATAGGCCGATGATACATATTGGTGGATGA
- the LOC104107796 gene encoding GTP 3',8-cyclase, mitochondrial isoform X2 has protein sequence MASQSQVFQFFNLQASFSSRASLLSASSSGQNITTSHLNGSSSKMYSTSCETLSEDSPKDKPISDMLIDSFGRLHTYLRISLTERCNLRCHYCMPAEGVELTPSPQLLSQDEIVHLASLFVSSGVNKIRLTGGEPTIRKDIEELCLQLSSLKGLKTLAMTTNGITLGKKLPKLKDSGLNLVNISLDTLVPAKFEFMTRRKGHQRVMESIDAAVELGYNPVKVNCVVMRGFNDDEICDFVELTRKRPINVRFIEFMPFDGNVWNVKKLVPYAEMLDKVGKQYTGLLRIQDHPTETAKNFRIDGHQGSVSFITSMTEHFCAGCNRLRLLADGNFKVCLFGPSEVSLRDPLRLGEGDDKLREIIGAAVKRKKASHAGMFDIAKTPNRPMIHIGG, from the exons ATGGCATCTCAGTCACAAGTCTTTCAGTTCT TTAATCTACAGGCTAGCTTTTCATCCAGAGCATCATTACTATCTGCAAGCAGCAGTGGTCAAAATATAACGACTAGTCATCTCAATGGATCCTCGTCAAAGATGTATTCAACTTCATGCGAGACATTGTCCGAAGATTCACCGAAAGATAAACCTATTTCTGACATGTTGATCGATTCATTTGGAAGGCTGCACACGTATTTGAGAATATCATTGACTGAACGTTGCAATTTACGGTGCCACTACTGTATGCCAGCTGAGGGTGTAGAACTCACTCCTAGTCCTCAACTTCTATCTCAGGATGAGATTGTTCACTTGGCAAGTTTGTTTGTTAGCTCTGGAGTGAACAAAATTCGTTTGACTGGTGGGGAACCAACTATTAGGAAGGATATCGAAGAACTTTGCTTACAACTATCAAGCTTGAAGGGTCTTAAAACCCTGGCTATGACTACAAATGGGATTACTCTAGGAAAAAAACTTCCAAAGCTGAAAGACTCTGGACTTAATTTGGTGAACATAAGCTTAGACACATTGGTTCCAGCCAAATTTGAGTTTATGACTAGGCGCAAAGGGCATCAAAGAGTAATGGAGTCAATTGATGCTGCAGTAGAGCTGGGATATAATCCTGTCAAA GTAAATTGTGTTGTAATGCGTGGATTCAATGATGATGAAATTTGTGATTTTGTTGAGTTGACACGCAAAAGGCCAATCAATGTGCGGTTTATTGAGTTTATGCCGTTTGATGGGAATGTTTGGAATGTCAAGAAGCTAGTACCTTATGCTGAAATGTTGGACAAAGTG GGTAAACAATATACAGGGCTTCTGAGAATTCAAGATCATCCCACAGAGACAGCTAAGAATTTCAGGATAGATGGGCATCAAGGCTCGGTTTCATTTATTACATCAATGACTGAGCATTTCTGTGCTGGTTGTAACAGACTGCGACTTTTAGCTGATGGAAACTTTAAAGTTTGCCTTTTTGGTCCTTCGGAG GTGAGCTTGAGGGATCCTCTTCGTCTTGGTGAAGGTGATGATAAACTTAGGGAGATCATTGGGGCAGCG GTCAAAAGGAAGAAAGCTTCTCATGCTGGGATGTTTGATATTGCAAAAACTCCAAATAGGCCGATGATACATATTGGTGGATGA